Proteins encoded by one window of Carassius carassius chromosome 30, fCarCar2.1, whole genome shotgun sequence:
- the LOC132110816 gene encoding ragulator complex protein LAMTOR3-like: MADNLRSYLYKQLPSVEGLHAIVVTDRDGVPVIKVANDNAPEYALRPTFLSTFALATDQGSKLGLSKNKSIICYYNTYQIVQFNRLPLVISFIASSNANTGLIFSLEKELVPLIEELRQVVEVA, encoded by the exons ATGGCAGAT AATCTGAGGAGTTATTTGTATAAACAACTGCCAAG TGTTGAAGGACTCCATGCTATAGTGGTGACCGATAGAGATGGAGTCCCTGTAATCAAAG TTGCCAATGACAATGCTCCTGAATATGCTTTGCGGCCAACGTTCCTGTCCACCTTTGCATTGGCAACTGACCAGGGCAGCAAGCTGGGTTTGTCCAAAAATAAGAGCATCATTTGTTATTATAACACTTACCAG ATTGTACAGTTTAACCGATTACCCTTAGTCATAAGTTTCATTGCAAGTAGTAATGCCAACACAG gtCTGATCTTCAGTCTTGAGAAGGAACTGGTTCCTCTGATTGAAGAACTAAGGCAGGTGGTGGAAGTAGCTTAG
- the LOC132111176 gene encoding visual pigment-like receptor peropsin: protein MIMCDKEMTTGFLNASAETVYGEKSAFTQTEHSIVAAYLITAGVVSLSSNIVVLLMFVKFRELRTATNAIIINLAVTDIGIAGIGYPMSAASDLHGSWKFGYTGCQIYAALNIFFGMASIGLLTVVAIDRYLTISRPDIGQKLTTASYTLLIAASWLNAVFWSSMPIVGWAGYAPDPTGATCTINWRNNDTSFVSYTMTVITVNFIIPLAVMFYCYYNISVTVKRYKASNCLDSINIDWSDQMDVTKMSIVMIVMFLAAWSPYSIVCLWASFGDPKKIPAPMAIIAPLFAKSSTFYNPCIYVIANKKFRRAIMGMLRCQTRQRMTISNQLPMTASSTPLNP, encoded by the exons ATGATTATGTGTGACAAAGAGATGACAACTGGATTCCTGAATGCTTCTGCTGAGACTGTATATGGTGAAAAGAGCGCCTTCACACAAACAGAACACAGTATTGTTGCTGCATATCTCATAACGGCAG GAGTGGTCAGTCTGTCTAGTAACATTGTGGTGCTGCTGATGTTTGTGAAGTTCAGAGAGTTGCGTACAGCCACGAATGCTATCATTATCAATCTGGCTGTCACTGACATTGGCATAGCCGGTATTGGTTACCCCATGTCAGCAGCCTCAGACCTGCACGGGAGCTGGAAATTTGGTTACACAGGCTGCCAG ATCTATGCTGCCCTGAATATATTCTTCGGTATGGCCAGTATCGGACTGCTTACTGTGGTTGCCATTGACCGATACCTTACCATAAGTCGACCTGACATAG GACAGAAGCTGACAACAGCGTCATACACACTTCTAATTGCCGCTTCTTGGCTGAATGCTGTGTTTTGGTCATCGATGCCCATCGTTGGTTGGGCAGGATATGCTCCTGACCCCACAGGAGCCACCTGCACCATCAACTGGAGGAACAATGACAC ATCTTTTGTGTCCTACACAATGACTGTGATCACTGTCAACTTCATCATTCCTCTGGCGGTCATGTTCTACTGTTACTACAACATCTCCGTTACTGTGAAGAGGTACAAAGCCAGTAACTGCCTGGACAGCATCAATATTGATTGGTCAGATCAGATGGACGTTACCAAG ATGTCTATTGTGATGATAGTGATGTTCCTGGCTGCCTGGTCTCCATATTCGATTGTGTGCTTGTGGGCATCATTTGGAGACCCCAAAAAGATTCCAGCCCCAATGGCCATAATTGCCCCACTCTTTGCTAAGTCCTCCACCTTTTACAATCCTTGCATCTATGTCATTGCCAACAAGAA GTTCAGGAGAGCCATTATGGGTATGTTACGATGTCAAACACGACAGAGAATGACTATAAGCAACCAACTTCCGATGACAGCATCATCTACGCCACTCAACCCCTAA
- the LOC132110815 gene encoding dual adapter for phosphotyrosine and 3-phosphotyrosine and 3-phosphoinositide-like encodes MSVGSSRGSGEDIDELESVSWYHYDLSRHAAEALLLSNGVDGNFLLRNSNKGPDCFALSVRAKDSVKHFHVQRQFGKYSFGFNEFPSLQDFCNHIANQPLLGSETGNLLVLRFPYPRQVEEPSIYETVCVHTAMQTGRHENDLVPNAPALGTKEGYLVKQGAVIKNWKQRWFTLNRYEFKYFKDKMMVEPIRTLDLTECSAVQFDYSQERVNCFCLVFPERTFYLCAKSGAEADEWIKILRWKLSQIKKGR; translated from the exons ATGAGTGTCGGTTCATCACGGGGCAGCGGGGAAGACATCGACGAGCTCGAGTCAGTTAG CTGGTATCATTATGATTTGTCCCGGCATGCAGCTGAAGCTCTTCTCCTTTCGAATGGGGTAGATGGGAATTTTTTACTCAGAAACAGCAACAAAGGACCTGACtgctttgctttgtctgtccG AGCAAAGGATTCAGTGAAACACTTTCATGTCCAGCGGCAGTTCGGCAAATATTCCTTTGGATTCAATGAATTTCCTTCCCTTCAGGATTTTTGCAATCACATTGCCAATCAGCCCTTGCTAGGAAGCGAGACAG GAAACCTGTTAGTGCTGCGGTTCCCATACCCCCGGCAGGTGGAAGAGCCATCCATCTATGAGACAGTGTGTGTGCATACGGCCATGCAGACAGGCCGGCATGAAAACGACCTAGTGCCTAATGCTCCAGCA CTTGGCACTAAAGAAGGTTATCTTGTTAAACAAGGAGCGGTAATCAAG AACTGGAAGCAAAGATGGTTCACACTGAATCgatatgaatttaaatatttcaagGATAAAATG ATGGTAGAGCCAATACGAACCTTGGATCTGACGGAGTGCTCTGCTGTCCAGTTTGATTACAGTCAGGAGAGGGTCAACTGCTTTTG TCTGGTGTTCCCTGAGAGGACGTTTTATTTGTGTGCAAAATCTGGTGCTGAGGCAGATGAATGGATTAAGATACTACGATGGAAACTG TCACAGATAAAGAAAGGACGATGA